The sequence AAGACGCCGATGGCTTCGACGGCGAGAACGATCACAAAAGCGCGTTTCAGCCCCTGCGACTTCAGCACCGGTTTCCACAGGAACAGCGAAACGGCGGCGGCGCAGCCGGTAATGAACCAGGCCAGAAATTCCACGAAGGCACCTGCGGCAGCCATGCGGGCAATCGCAACGATGAAGGTGGCGGTGATGACGTAGCCGAAACCGAAAAGCCCATAGGCAAGCGTCGTCAGGAAGAGCGGCCGCGTCCATACAAGCGGCGGCTCGGCCACCGAGGACGCATGCCGCGGCGGGCCTGCGGGCAACACCCGCCAGACGAGAAGGAACGTCAGGAAGGAAAAGACGGCACCGGCGATCCACTCCTCCCGCCAGGAGGCGCCGCCGCCATCAAAAACGACACCGATCAGATAAACCGCGAGCGAGGAGATGGCGATACCCGCACCCACACCGCCGTAATGCAGCGCCTGAACCGCGTCCCTGCCGGCCTTTGCGGCATGGCCGATGACGATCTGCGAGGTGAAGATCATGGTCAGCGCGCTGGCGACACCCGCCAGAAACCGGATGACGGTGAAGGCCGCGACGGAATTGAAAGCGGCCATGGCCAGCAGCAGCGCGGCGGTGGAAAACAGCCCGCCAAGTGCTACAAGCCGCTCCCTACCCGAACCCCAGGAATAGGCCGAAAGCACCGCACCCGCCAGATAACCGGCAAAATTGCCCGCCGCCACGATGCCCGCATCCCCCGCCGAGAGCGGCACATCCGCCATCATGCCGGGCAGGATGGGGGTGAAGGAAAAGCGGCCGAAACCCATGGCGGATGCCATCATGAGAGCCCCGGCGAAACCGAGTGCAGTCAGATGTCTGGCGGAAAGTGGCTTGTCGGTGGTCATGCATGGCTTATCGCAACCGGGTGGATGAGCGACAAACGAGTTATTTTGATCGGCGTCATAAGCCGCCTTTATCGGTCACGTGGCGAGCGGCAATGCGTTCCAAGAATGCCGCGTATTCTTCTCCCCGAGGGGGAGAAGGTGGCCCGAAGGGTCGGATGAGGAGGAAACGTTGCCGGATTTCGGAGAGCTTGCCCCTCATCCCGCTGCCGCGGACTTCTCCCCGGCGGGGAGAAGAAACAAGTGGCGCGCGCTCGCTCCAACCTTAAAAGCGAGGGTGACGGAGGCAGGTGTAGCTGTCACTCAGCCAACGTCAGCACCAGCGGCCCGTTCTTCGTCGCCACCACCGTATGCTCATATTGCACCGTCGGCGCGCTCGGATCGCTGTAGAGTGTCCATGCATCATCGTCGCCGTCTTCGGCCCAATAGGCGCCCGTCGAGAGAAACGGCTCAACGGTGAACACCATGCCTTCCTGCATGATGCGGCGTTCGCCCTTATCGGGCCAGGTCGCCAGTTCCTTCGGCTCCTCATGCAGCGAGCGGCCGATGCCGTGGCTGGCCAGATTGGTGATCAGCGTATAGCGGTTCTTTTTGGCAAAAGCGCCGATGGCATTACCGATATCGGCGAAAGGCCGGCCGGTTTTCACCTGCTGCAGGCCCGTCCACATGGCGCGCTTGCCATCGCGGCACAGGCGTTCGATATCCTTCCTCACCGGCGGCACGGCGAAAGACGAGCCGGTATCGCCGAAAAAGCCGTTCTTCACCGCCGAGACATCGATATTGACGAGATCGCCCGCCTTGATGATGCGTGGCCCCGGAATGCCGTGGGCCACTTCCTCGTTGACGCTGATGCAGGTCGCGCCGGGAAACTTGTAGCAGAATTCCGGCGCCGATTGCGCACCATTATCCTCCAGCACCTTGCGGCCGATCGCATCCAGTTCGGCCGTGGTGATGCCGGGTTCCAGCGCGTCCGCCATGGTCTGCATCGCGACGGCGCACAAACGGCCGATATCCTTCAGCAGAACCAGTTCTTCTTCGGTGGAAATGACCATGTCTCTGTCCGTCGTTCTGTCTGGCGGGTCTGAAAACGCCCGCCTTGGTAATCATCAAGCCGTGGCTTTCACCGGATCGGCGCTCCCCGTCAATTCTTTTCTGACGATCGGCGCGACTTTCGTACCATAAAGCTCGATGCCGCGCATGATCTGGTCGTGCGGCATCAGGCCGATGGCCATCTGCAGCAGGAAGCGATCATTCCTGAACACGCCATGCGCCTTGATGATCTTTTCCGCCACCAGTTCCGGCTCACCGAGGAAGAGATT comes from Rhizobium rhizogenes and encodes:
- a CDS encoding MFS transporter, whose product is MTTDKPLSARHLTALGFAGALMMASAMGFGRFSFTPILPGMMADVPLSAGDAGIVAAGNFAGYLAGAVLSAYSWGSGRERLVALGGLFSTAALLLAMAAFNSVAAFTVIRFLAGVASALTMIFTSQIVIGHAAKAGRDAVQALHYGGVGAGIAISSLAVYLIGVVFDGGGASWREEWIAGAVFSFLTFLLVWRVLPAGPPRHASSVAEPPLVWTRPLFLTTLAYGLFGFGYVITATFIVAIARMAAAGAFVEFLAWFITGCAAAVSLFLWKPVLKSQGLKRAFVIVLAVEAIGVFASVMLPPVPGVLAGGLLLGLTFMVITAYGLQLGREFAGPSPRRAFALMTAAFGTGQIVGPLAAGWIAEVTGSFTAPSILASAVLVVSIVLVLPVLATERRR
- the map gene encoding type I methionyl aminopeptidase; amino-acid sequence: MVISTEEELVLLKDIGRLCAVAMQTMADALEPGITTAELDAIGRKVLEDNGAQSAPEFCYKFPGATCISVNEEVAHGIPGPRIIKAGDLVNIDVSAVKNGFFGDTGSSFAVPPVRKDIERLCRDGKRAMWTGLQQVKTGRPFADIGNAIGAFAKKNRYTLITNLASHGIGRSLHEEPKELATWPDKGERRIMQEGMVFTVEPFLSTGAYWAEDGDDDAWTLYSDPSAPTVQYEHTVVATKNGPLVLTLAE